One window of the Sparus aurata chromosome 17, fSpaAur1.1, whole genome shotgun sequence genome contains the following:
- the LOC115567002 gene encoding hepcidin-like — protein sequence MKTFSVAVAVAVVLTFICLQESSAVPFTEVQELEEPMSNDGAVAAAEEMSEDTWKMPYNNRHKRSPADCRFCCGCCPDMTGCGVCCTF from the exons ATGAAGACATTCAGTGTTGCAGTTGCAGTGGCCGTCGTGCTCACCTTTATTTGCCTTCAGGAGAGCTCTGCTGTCCCATTCACCGAG GTGCAAGAGCTGGAGGAGCCAATGAGCAATGACGGTGCAGTTGCTGCAGCTGAAGAGATGTCAGAGGACACCTGGAAG ATGCCGTATAACAACAGACACAAGCGCAGCCCCGCTGACTGTCGCTTTTGCTGCGGTTGCTGTCCTGACATGACTGGATGTGGTGTCTGCTGCACATTCTGA